tgcttgtttgtttttgtaaccCTGACAGCAGAGCTCATGGCCAGTCACCAGGGGAAGTCCTACCCcaaactccttccttccttcctccctccctccctccctctcgcccttctttcctttcctttcttcctttcattcgCGTTCTCTTTATTTACTATAGATGCTGGGTCATCCGTGAGCCAGGGGTTGATCCGAGTCCTCCCCAGCGTTACAAGGATTCAACCATGAGGAGCCGCGACCAACCGTCCCCCAGGCACCAGCAGGCAGCTAGCCTCCGAGTAGGGCCAGGATTACACCAAGGCGTTACAGCAGGATTTTTAACTGTTTTAATGTTGTTTCATCTACTTCCTTCATGGCTACATCTTTTCACTGATTACACAGCTGTGTTTCTCTTGATTACACTCACCATAATAAACACTGATCTTTGACCAGGGCAATAGCCACAGTCTGCCCAAATACGAGTGCACTGTCTCCCTCCTAAAATATTGCTATACGATAGTTATTAATGGTTAACTTTGATTTGAACACAGTATCCTCCTCTTGAAACATTTTTGTATATTTGATAATGTACGATTATTCTATATGACTGCCCTGAAAACATGTGTTTCTGTTAAGGACTGTCCAAAAACAGCAGAACATGACTTACGTGAAAATCAACATCTCCACCACAGTTGCACACAAAAAACGGACCACAAATTTTCAGCACATCCTCTTTcttctcattttgaattttaaacttGGGCAGAAACGGGTGCCAGATCTGAGCGACATAACCAATTGGTACACCACGCGGAGCTTGGATTTGTATCTACAAAGGGAACAGAATACGCATCGATGAAATCATGATCTAAGTGCCTGGTCGATAGGAAAGCGAAGGGCGCAGAGCCCCTGGAAACGCCGCCCTGGTAACCCGGCACTGACCTTctgcaggcagcaggggctgCAACAACAGGTACATTTCAGGGGTCTCTCCATGGTTATCACTTCCTGGCCCATATGATCAAGAATCCTCATTGTGAAAGGTCGAAGCGCATCCCAGCAATTTCGGCTACAACACTCAGAGTCTTCCACTGCCAGGAAAACCTTCTGACCAAGGCGGTTCTTGATTTCATATctgtttttactttgaaaatcCGTTAAGGCTTCAAGACAAAACACGAAGAAAAGCTGATCACACATAACGAGTGAAACCAATTcatgcgctcacttggggagtgaatcatcggacggaagatcttcctctctgtctctcctcctctctgtatatctgactttgtaataaaataaaataaaaaaaaaaatagcgatTTCTCATGAGCAGCTTTAAAGTTCATTACTGACACTGCTCGTACTTTCATTATTGTGAAGAGTTTATAAAGAACTTAATTTAACCTTCTCACATGGTTAATCATGATATATTTAGGGTAGTTAATACACCTTTACCTCCAAAAACTTTTTTAGAAATAAGATGCTTACAATGAATGCATACCTTCCACGATGCTAACTTCTTGATGAACCAGTACCTGATCAATCTgccaagaaaaacagaataaaactgtAAGTGTACATCAAAAGAATATTTCCTACATCAGGAatattaaaatttacatttataaaaCGTAATTAATTCTTATTAATACTATTACTACTTTATAGTGTGTTACCATTTAGTGTTAAAACTAAAAGATGATTGtccaaaaatgataaaatacttACTGAAAGTCTTCACTAAAACAGCACAAGTTGAGTCAAATAAAATTGACTTACATATGAGTACAATAGTGTTTGTTTTGAAGGCTAGagaaatgttgtttttttttgtttttccaatttgCCTCAGCTGTAGGCAGCTGCATAGGCTGCCTTGTCATAAGGCGAGCATCACAGTTAGGAAAAAAGTGGCCAGGGTCTGTGGGTATTCTGGGTCTGGAGAATGACCGATTGGTGTTAagtataccagtgtgccagcatcacTGCCTATTCTTTATTTGGAAAAGAGGGATCGGCGAGCATGAGTCAGGGTTGGCGGTGGGGGAGGATGGGCATATGACCAAGCAGCACTCTGTCATGTCTGTGAGCTGTGGCTGGGGcctggtcaggctgagctaaggcacagcacccatgggagtacatgagagccaggtgggatgcaggatgggattagctaggctgcagcacaggcTGGCACCCAAAAATGTCCTGGGCTGAGGGCTGGGCCTGGTCGCTCcgatggcacctgctggtgtataTGATGaccaggcctgtggtgggctgggctgggataggatgGAGTATCTGTCAGCCTGTGTAGAAGACTGGGCTCGACTATGGATCAAATCTGAAGCCACCccagacaaggtttcttgggggactccgcCCCAGACTGCTGGATTCAcatcctggccacagggaaagtcACAAGATATTTGGTCTGACCTTGCAAAACATATATCGAAACTAGGCCTCCTCTGTTGTcaatgcctatgcagtggacagaaTGCCCATCTAAGCCAACAGAGAAAGTTGAGTACCTCGTCACCTAGCTCTATGGCTTTGCATGTATTTGAAGTTACCTGCATCAAATACTCCAATCCAGCTGGGCAGTTCAGTGGGCGTGCTGGGGCTTGCATCCACTGGACCTCGGTAACTGCCCCAGGCTGAATATATCTTGGCTGAACTTGGACAGGAATGGTGTCTGGCCCAGCCGCTGGGTAGTCAGTTGGGGGAACTGGGGAACTGTACTGAGACACTGGATAGCCGGTCTTGGGATCTGGAGACTGAGTTTGGGCGGCGGGGTAGTCCACATGTGTTGGAGATCCTAAATCAGGAACAAATGAAATAATGTGTAACTATACAGAAAGTGTCCCCAATCAACGTTTAGGATTACAAACTAACTTCACGGGTCATTAAACCTGTAcctggggggaaaaaagatatattttatcttCCAAAAGTTATTTCAATAGAAGTTCTGCCTCATAGTCACTTGTGTTCTGAAGGTGTTAGACTGAGAATGGATATGGCTCACAGACTCTTTCTTTAACAGTTAAAAACTCAGATGAAAAATATATCcaagtcaattaattccatggtgatgtaaatttttgctgatggtatgttggagcttttaattgactgggatgatactctgctggctctgtcttcagaccagagagtgtatacctaagaagctgttgaacttgactggacaataagatgctggactctatgtttggtatatgcttgcaatgggggaatctcaactgaacttgaactgtggttatgcaacaaggtggaggaatccaccatggtgggagggtttggggaggggtggggagaatcccagtacctatgaaactgtgtcacataatacaatgtaattaatgaatttaaaataaaattaaaaaaaaaaaaaaagaaaaatatatccaAGGAAATGAAAGGGAATAAACTACCAATCAGAATCACATGAGAATTCCTGCATGTCTTCAGCAAAAGAGAAATGACGCTAGGTACAAAGGCCTGCAACTAACGTTTGGGATCAGGAACCCTGTTAGAAATCATGATACTGAGACCAGTGAAGGGTGCTCCTGGAAACCTGCCACTTGCAAGGATGTCATCATGCGCTGGGGTGCTGACTGATCTCACAGCTCCACCCTTCCGGGCCTGTGAAGGCCACAAATTATGGCCAAGGTGCTTAAAGCGTAGCCACTCACACGGAGGACCACGATGGAGGTCCTGGCGTCAGCCTCCCCCAAACCCGGCTGTTGCAGTTTTATGTGGAGTAAACCTGTGCACGGAAGATCTTACTAATCCCTCCCTCTCaatgttgcctttcaaagaaatgaatcagtaaataaataaaaaagaacaaggaACATTGAAAGAATGCAATTCTGAAATCACAACAAGGCCATGGCCCATGTGTATACAAGCGAAGACAGTTGGTAAGATGTGGATGTATTTTGTGTATGAGGAAATTGGAAGAGAGGTTGCTACTGGCATTGGTTGTGTAGAGACAAGCCGGGACAGCCCCCTGAAAaccactggggtattgaagatttctctgcacatccctcctaaaactgttctgcacctcaactgttgacatatgcctcgttagagttataagccagtttagccTATCCTAAAATCTGACAAGTTCAGCAagattatgcttcaacgctataaactgctaaatactaaaatgaaaatagacacgaaacagctg
This sequence is a window from Ochotona princeps isolate mOchPri1 chromosome 3, mOchPri1.hap1, whole genome shotgun sequence. Protein-coding genes within it:
- the LOC101517446 gene encoding phospholipid scramblase 1-like; this translates as MQAPARPLNCPAGLEYLMQIDQVLVHQEVSIVEALTDFQSKNRYEIKNRLGQKVFLAVEDSECCSRNCWDALRPFTMRILDHMGQEVITMERPLKCTCCCSPCCLQKIQIQAPRGVPIGYVAQIWHPFLPKFKIQNEKKEDVLKICGPFFVCNCGGDVDFHIKSLDEASVIGRISKQWSGCMKEMLTDADSYEIHFPLDLDVKLKAVLLGACLLVDFMFFENCAGLEPIIGVW